A stretch of DNA from Spirosoma endbachense:
GTCCAATAAAACTACCGATTAATAAATTTAAATAATTGATTCTTAATTTTTTTAAAAACTAATTCTTGCACGTTCTGGAGATGTAACAGTATTCTGCCAATACTTAATAATACTTTATCAATAAGTAGATAAAACAATACACGTATATAATGTACTTACAATAGGTGTATAAACACACGTTGATGTGTAACCATCATTTTACTTAATAAATCCAGGTTATATTTGTTATCGTAAACTATACGTACCCATACTTGAAAAGTTATTTACGCACTTCTTATGAGAAAGGCTAAACTAGCCGATGAGCAACTGGTGAAACATTACCAGGATACCAGTTCAGATGATTCCTTTGAGATGCTTTATAGTCGATATGTCAGCAAAGTTTATCAAAAATGCCTGTCTATCACTAAAGATTCCGAATCGGCCCAGGACTATACACAGGACATTTTCATTAAAGTATTTAATAAGTTAGATACCTTTCAGAACCGGTCAACATTTTCGACCTGGTTATATTCGGTTTCACACCATTATTGCCTGGATCAGCTCCGATTAAATAAGCGGCTCAGCACCGAAACACTATCGGATGAAGTTATCAATGGTGTGTCGGAATCTGACTCTCCCGAATCAGTAGATAATCAACTCCAGATGCTGGAAGGGGTAATGAGTGAGTTATCGGCTGAGGAAGTGAAATTACTGCGTCTGAAACATGAGCAGGGGTTATCCATTAAAGAGATTAGTCATCAATACAACATTTCGGAGAGTGCGGTGAAGATGCGCTTAAAACGCACACGGGATAGGCTACAGGAATTGTACCTGCGCCATTATTCGTAAATGCAGTATGACTTACGCTGGGATTTACAGATTCCAAACTATTGATCTGCTAAGAAATACGAACAAATCCTGCAAGATTAGTTGACGTAGATAATTCGCAAAAAACGTCAGCTCTAGCAAAGCTGACGTTTCCTATAACCTTTATGAGAAGAAACCTACAGGCTTCCGAAACAAAGAAGCTGGAAACCAGCCTGATGTTGCACGGCAGCCATGCATTTAGTACCAGCGGACAGGTTTGGGGATAAACGGTAATAAGTTTGAGCGAAATTGGCTTTGCATCTGGCTGAATAGAGCGGATTCCTGCCCACAGAAATTGTCAAAAGCCTACTCAGTTTCCGGCCATGAAAAGTAGGTAGTTTATTGCCGACGGATTACCAGAAAAATAATGCCCAATCCTGCCAACGGAATTAGAGGGTCGAGCAATGAGCCGCCGGAGCCGAAAGCCAGGTTAATGAGGGCGATCAGTATGCCACCCACAGCCCAGGTAAGGCTGGTCGGAATAGACCAGGTCATAATTTGCTGATTCACATCAGTAATGCCCATCATGCGGTTGACGACCCAGAACAGGCTGTCGTTAAAGTAACTGAAGAAGAATGACCCTATTACAGCGGCCTGAGCGGCAAACAACATA
This window harbors:
- a CDS encoding RNA polymerase sigma factor; amino-acid sequence: MRKAKLADEQLVKHYQDTSSDDSFEMLYSRYVSKVYQKCLSITKDSESAQDYTQDIFIKVFNKLDTFQNRSTFSTWLYSVSHHYCLDQLRLNKRLSTETLSDEVINGVSESDSPESVDNQLQMLEGVMSELSAEEVKLLRLKHEQGLSIKEISHQYNISESAVKMRLKRTRDRLQELYLRHYS